In Streptomyces chartreusis, the following proteins share a genomic window:
- the mmsB gene encoding multiple monosaccharide ABC transporter permease — translation MSTDVTAKTPAPAPPGKSGGAAGDGLLQLVLEGLRRNMRQYGMLIALGLIVVLFAVWTDGDLLLPRNVSNLVLQNSYILILAIGMMLVIIAGHIDLSVGSLTAFIGSMAAVFMVKNDLPWPVAVILCLAMGALAGAAQGFFIAYGGIPSFIVTLAGMLIFRGLTEIFLEGQTLGPFPEGLQKVANGFLPEVGPNTNYHNLTLLLGFAMIAFVVFQEFRDRRRQQEFSLDVPPFKLFLLKLVALGAAILTLTMLLASYKGAPIVLLILGVLLVGFGYVMRNAIIGRHIYAIGGNLPAAKLSGVKDKKVTFLVFLNMGMLAALAGLVFAARFNAASPKAGLNFELEAIAASFIGGASMSGGVGTVLGAIIGGLVLGVLNNGMNLVGIGTDWQQVIKGLVLLAAVGFDVWNKRKVGS, via the coding sequence ATGAGCACGGATGTGACCGCCAAGACCCCGGCCCCCGCGCCGCCGGGCAAGAGCGGAGGGGCCGCGGGCGACGGCCTGCTCCAACTGGTGCTGGAGGGCCTGCGCCGCAACATGCGGCAGTACGGCATGCTGATCGCGCTCGGCCTGATCGTGGTGCTGTTCGCGGTGTGGACCGACGGCGACCTGCTGCTGCCGCGCAACGTCTCCAACCTGGTGCTCCAGAACAGCTACATCCTGATCCTCGCGATCGGCATGATGCTGGTGATCATCGCGGGCCACATCGACCTGTCGGTGGGATCGCTGACGGCGTTCATCGGCTCGATGGCCGCCGTTTTCATGGTCAAGAACGACCTGCCATGGCCCGTCGCGGTCATCCTCTGCCTCGCCATGGGCGCGCTCGCCGGCGCGGCACAAGGGTTCTTCATCGCGTACGGCGGAATACCATCCTTCATCGTGACCCTCGCGGGCATGCTGATCTTCCGCGGTCTCACCGAGATCTTCCTGGAGGGCCAGACCCTCGGCCCGTTCCCGGAGGGCCTGCAGAAGGTCGCCAACGGCTTCCTGCCCGAGGTCGGACCGAACACGAACTACCACAACCTCACTCTGCTGCTCGGCTTCGCGATGATCGCGTTCGTGGTCTTCCAGGAGTTCCGGGACCGCCGCAGGCAGCAGGAGTTCTCCCTGGACGTCCCGCCCTTCAAGCTGTTCCTGCTGAAGCTGGTCGCGCTCGGCGCCGCCATCCTCACGCTGACGATGCTGCTCGCCAGCTACAAGGGCGCCCCGATCGTGCTGCTCATCCTGGGTGTGCTGCTCGTCGGCTTCGGCTACGTCATGCGCAACGCGATCATCGGCCGCCACATCTACGCGATCGGCGGCAACCTGCCCGCGGCCAAGCTGTCGGGTGTGAAGGACAAGAAGGTCACCTTCCTGGTCTTCCTGAACATGGGCATGCTCGCGGCCCTGGCGGGTCTGGTCTTCGCCGCCCGCTTCAACGCGGCCTCTCCCAAGGCCGGCCTCAACTTCGAGCTGGAGGCCATCGCGGCCTCGTTCATCGGCGGTGCGTCGATGAGCGGCGGCGTCGGCACGGTCCTCGGCGCGATCATCGGTGGCCTGGTCCTGGGCGTGCTGAACAACGGCATGAACCTCGTCGGCATCGGCACCGACTGGCAGCAGGTCATCAAGGGCCTGGTACTGCTGGCGGCGGTCGGATTCGACGTGTGGAACAAGCGCAAGGTCGGTTCGTAA
- the chvE gene encoding multiple monosaccharide ABC transporter substrate-binding protein — MRTRRAALAAIASAASLALTLTACGQSGEGGSKEEGGDTKGATIGIAMPTKSSERWIADGKNVVADLESKGYKTKLVYGEDDPDQQVSQIENLITQGVKALIVAAIDNKSMNNVLQQAKDADIPVISYDRLILGTENVDYYASFDNEKVGELQANYMVEKLGLKDGSKKGPFNIELFAGSNDDNNTRYFFGGAMKVLQPYIDKKQLVVRSGQTKLTQVTTLRWDGGTAQKRMDDILTSAYKSERVDAVLSPYDGISIGILSALKSDDYGSKSKPLPVVTGQDAEVASVKSIIADEQSMTVYKDTRELAKVASGMVDSLLNDKKPEVNDTKTYDNGSKVVPAYLLEPVAVDKTNYQKEVVDSGYIKESDLK, encoded by the coding sequence ATGCGTACACGCAGAGCCGCACTCGCCGCCATCGCCTCCGCCGCGTCCCTCGCGCTGACCCTGACCGCCTGTGGCCAGAGCGGCGAGGGCGGCAGCAAGGAGGAAGGCGGGGACACCAAGGGCGCGACCATCGGCATCGCGATGCCGACCAAGTCCTCCGAGCGCTGGATAGCCGACGGCAAGAACGTCGTCGCGGACCTGGAGTCCAAGGGCTACAAGACCAAGTTGGTCTACGGCGAGGACGACCCGGACCAGCAGGTCTCACAGATCGAGAACCTGATCACGCAGGGCGTCAAGGCGCTGATCGTCGCGGCCATCGACAACAAGTCGATGAACAACGTGCTCCAGCAGGCCAAGGACGCCGACATCCCGGTGATCTCCTACGACCGCCTCATCCTCGGCACCGAGAACGTCGACTACTACGCGTCGTTCGACAACGAGAAGGTCGGCGAGCTCCAGGCCAACTACATGGTCGAGAAGCTCGGACTGAAGGACGGCTCGAAGAAGGGCCCCTTCAACATCGAGCTGTTCGCCGGCTCGAACGACGACAACAACACCCGCTACTTCTTCGGCGGGGCGATGAAGGTGCTGCAGCCCTACATCGACAAGAAGCAGCTCGTCGTCCGCTCCGGCCAGACCAAGCTGACCCAGGTCACCACCCTGCGCTGGGACGGCGGCACCGCCCAGAAGCGCATGGACGACATCCTGACCTCGGCCTACAAGAGCGAGCGCGTGGACGCGGTCCTCTCGCCCTACGACGGCATCTCCATCGGCATCCTGTCGGCCCTGAAGTCGGACGACTACGGCTCCAAGAGCAAGCCGCTGCCGGTCGTCACCGGTCAGGACGCCGAGGTCGCGTCGGTGAAGTCGATCATCGCCGACGAGCAGTCGATGACCGTCTACAAGGACACCCGCGAGCTCGCCAAGGTCGCCTCGGGCATGGTCGATTCCCTGCTCAACGACAAGAAGCCCGAGGTCAACGACACCAAGACGTATGACAACGGCTCGAAGGTCGTCCCGGCGTACCTGCTGGAGCCGGTCGCGGTCGACAAGACCAACTACCAGAAGGAGGTCGTCGACTCCGGCTACATCAAGGAAAGCGACCTCAAGTAA
- the mmsA gene encoding multiple monosaccharide ABC transporter ATP-binding protein has protein sequence MAGPVLEMRSIVKTFPGVKALSDVTLTVRQGEVHAICGENGAGKSTLMKVLSGVHPHGTYEGDILFEGEVCEFKDIRASEHHGIVIIHQELALIPYLSIAENIFLGNEHATRGIISWTETLKHATELLRRVGLSDHPDTRVADIGVGKQQLVEIAKALSKKVKLLILDEPTAALNDEDSGKLLDLILELKKQGITSIIISHKLNEIRKVADSVTILRDGQTIETLDVKAPETSEDRIISGMVGRDLEHRFPDRTPHEPEEGAAPALEIRNWTVHHPIDQQRKVVDDVSIEVRRGEIVGIAGLMGAGRTELAMSVFGRTYGRYHGGTVLKDGKEIRTKSVPEAVKNGIAYVTEDRKHYGLNLIDTINRNISLSALGKVAKRGVVDEHGERQVAEGFRKSMNIKAPTVFEPVGKLSGGNQQKVVLSKWIFAGPDVLILDEPTRGIDVGAKYEIYTVIDQLAAQGKAVVFISSELPELLGMCDRIYTMAAGRLTGEFSRAEASQESLMRQMTKDKEVTR, from the coding sequence ATGGCGGGACCCGTCCTGGAAATGCGCTCGATCGTCAAGACCTTTCCCGGCGTCAAGGCGCTGTCGGACGTCACGCTGACCGTCCGGCAGGGCGAGGTCCACGCCATCTGCGGGGAGAACGGCGCCGGCAAGTCGACCCTCATGAAGGTCCTCTCCGGCGTCCACCCGCACGGCACCTACGAGGGCGACATCCTCTTCGAGGGGGAGGTCTGCGAGTTCAAGGACATCAGGGCCAGTGAGCATCACGGCATCGTGATCATCCACCAGGAACTGGCCCTGATCCCCTACCTCTCCATCGCGGAGAACATCTTCCTCGGCAACGAGCACGCCACGCGCGGGATCATCAGCTGGACCGAGACCCTCAAGCACGCCACCGAACTGCTGCGCCGGGTCGGCCTCTCCGACCACCCCGACACCCGGGTCGCCGACATCGGCGTGGGCAAGCAGCAGCTCGTGGAGATCGCGAAGGCGCTGTCGAAGAAGGTGAAGCTGCTCATCCTCGACGAGCCGACCGCGGCTCTGAACGACGAGGACAGCGGCAAACTCCTGGACCTGATCCTGGAGTTGAAGAAGCAGGGCATCACCTCGATCATCATCTCCCACAAGCTCAACGAGATCCGCAAGGTCGCCGACTCGGTGACGATCCTGCGCGACGGCCAGACCATCGAGACCCTCGATGTGAAGGCACCGGAGACCAGCGAGGACCGGATCATCAGCGGCATGGTCGGCCGGGACCTGGAGCACCGCTTCCCCGACCGCACCCCGCACGAGCCGGAGGAGGGCGCGGCCCCCGCCCTTGAGATCCGCAACTGGACCGTGCACCACCCGATCGACCAGCAGCGCAAGGTCGTCGACGACGTGTCGATCGAGGTGCGGCGCGGGGAGATCGTCGGTATCGCGGGCCTGATGGGCGCCGGCCGCACCGAGCTCGCGATGAGCGTGTTCGGGCGGACCTACGGCCGCTACCACGGCGGCACGGTCCTCAAGGACGGCAAGGAGATCCGTACGAAGTCCGTCCCCGAGGCGGTGAAGAACGGCATCGCCTATGTCACCGAGGACCGCAAGCACTACGGCCTGAACCTCATCGACACCATCAACCGCAACATCTCGCTCAGCGCGCTGGGCAAGGTCGCCAAGCGGGGCGTGGTCGACGAGCACGGGGAGCGGCAGGTCGCCGAGGGCTTCCGCAAGTCCATGAACATCAAGGCGCCGACGGTCTTCGAGCCGGTGGGCAAGCTGTCCGGCGGCAACCAGCAGAAGGTCGTCCTCAGCAAGTGGATCTTCGCCGGTCCCGATGTGCTGATCCTGGACGAGCCGACGCGCGGTATCGACGTCGGTGCCAAGTACGAGATCTACACGGTCATCGACCAGCTGGCCGCCCAGGGCAAGGCGGTCGTCTTCATCTCCTCCGAGCTGCCGGAGCTGCTCGGCATGTGTGACCGCATCTACACGATGGCCGCGGGGCGGCTGACCGGCGAGTTCTCGCGGGCCGAGGCCTCGCAGGAATCGCTGATGCGTCAGATGACTAAGGACAAAGAGGTAACCCGATGA